From Rhodococcus sp. B7740:
TGCATGCACGAGGAGGACTTCGGGGTGCTGTGGAAGCACACCGATCTGTGGTCGGGCTCGCAGGAGACCCGCCGCCAGCGCCGACTCGTGATCTCCTTCTTCACCACCATCGGCAACTACGACTACGGCTTCTTCTGGTACCTGTACCTCGACGGCACCATCGAATTCGAGGTCAAGGCAACCGGAATCGTCTTCACCTCCGGGCATCCCGGTGGTGACTACCCCTACGCGACAGAGATCGCCCCGGGACTCGGAGCGCCGTGTCACCAGCACCTGTTCAGCGCCCGACTCGACATGATGGTCGACGGCATCGGCAACTCCGTCGAGGAGATCGAGACCCGCCGAGTACCGATGGGCCCGGACAACCTGCACGGCAACGCCTTTGCCCTGCAACACACACCGCTCGCCACCGAATCCGAGGCCCAACGCGTCGCCGACGGCAGGGTCGGCCGCGTCTGGCACGTCACCAATCCCACCTCCTCGAGCCGGCTCGGAAAGCCCGTCGGATACACATTGCATCCCGAGGGGCAGCCGCTGCTGTTGGCCAACGACAACTCGTCGATCGCGCGACGCGCCACGTTCGCCACCAAGCATCTCTGGGTGACGCAGTTCGACCGAAGCGAACGTTATGCCGCAGGTGATTTCGTCAATCAGCACCACGGGGGAGCGGGCCTGCCGGCCTTCGTCGCCTCGAACCGTAGCCTCGTCGACGAGGACATCGTGCTGTGGCACACCTTCGGGCTGACCCACTTCCCGAGGCCCGAGGATTGGCCGATCATGCCGGTGGACTACACCGGCTTCAAACTGAAGCCTGCGGGATTCTTCGACCGCAACCCCACCCTCGACGTGCCCCGCTCGAGTTCTTCGCACTGCGCCGCATCGAGCTGCGAGGGCGGCGAGCAGAATGTCTGATACACAGTCGAGTTCGGCAGGCGTACTGCGCGGTTCCATCGGCGTCGTCGGGATCGTGTTCCTGGTCATCGCCGCTGCGGCGCCGCTGACCGCCATTGGTGGAGCCTTACCGGTCATGATCGCGACCGGCAACGGAGCGGGCGCTCCACTCGCCTACATAGTCGCGGCGATCGTCCTGCTGATCTTTAGCGTCGGATACGCGGCCATGAGCCGACACATGGTGGACACGGGCGCGTTCTACGCGTACGTGGAGGAGGGGCTCGGGAGAACTATGGGCCTCGGCGCCGCGGGTCTGGCGCTGCTGACGTACACGGCTGTTCAGGCGGGGATCTATGGCCTCGCTGCATCGACCGTCGACAGCCTGGTGGTGAAGTACGGGGGTCCCGACCTGCCGTGGTGGGTCTGGGCGCTCGGCCTCCTCGCGATCGTCGCGACGCTCGGGTACCGCAGCATCGATCTCGGTGCCAAGGTCCTCGGGGTACTGCTGGTGCTCGAGATCGGCATCATCGTGATGCTGTCGGTCGCGGTGTTCGCCAAGGGTGGTGCCGCCGGCATCGACGTCGAATCCTTCACTCCCTCGGCCTTCTTCAGTGGATCCCCGGGAATCGCCCTGATGTTCGCCATTGCGTCGTTCATCGGCTTCGAGGCCACCGCGATCTACGGCGAGGAAGCCCGCAACCCCACCCGGACGGTTCCGATCGCGACCTACGCCGCGGTCGTCACCATCGGTCTGGTGTATGCGGTCTCGAGTTGGGCGGTGGTGCTCGCCTTCGGAAGTTCGTCCGTCGGGCAGGCCGCAACCGACGACACGGCAGGGCTGACCTTCGCCGCTGCCGCCCAGTACCTGGGCCCGATGGCGGCGGACATCATGGAAATCATGCTGGTCACCAGTCTCTTCGCTGCCCTGCTTGCGTTCCACAACGCGATCGGACGGTACGTGTTCGCGCTGGCCCGCAAGGGTGTCGCCCCGTCGATGTTGGCGCGCACCCACTCTCTGCACGGCTCCCCGCACCTGGGATCACTGTTCCAGACCGTCTCGGCGGCAGTGGTTCTCGTGGTCTTCGCGGCAGCAGGCGCCGACCCGGTGCTGGAACTGTTCACGTGGATGTCCGGACTTGCCACCGTGAGCATCCTGGTTCTGATGATCCTCACTGGAGGCGCGATCATCGCGTTCTTCCGTCGATCGACCGTCGATACGCGTACCTGGCACACCGTTGTCGCCCCGGCGCTCGGAACCGTGGGGTTGGTGGGGATTCTCGGTCTGGTGCTGGACAATTTCACACTGCTCATCGGCGGTTCAGGGGTGCTCGCCGCGCTGCTGTTGGTCGTCGTGGCGGTGTTCTTCGCGGCGGGAACGGTCACGGCGCGGATGACTCGGCGGCGCACTCCCGAATCCACGGCGGTCTGAGAACCGTGCTCATGACAGGGGCGATGATTCTCGGAGCGATCGGTGCGGTGCTGCCGGTCGTCGGACATCGAAGCCGTGCCGGACGGATTCGTGTCGCACACCTGTGCATGGGCGTCGTGATGCTGGTGATGGCGATGTTCGGCATGGACGCCGCCATCGCGATTCCGGCGGGCCTCGCGCTCGTCGTCGCGGCTCTGTATGTGACCGGCAGTATTTCACCGACGTCGCCGTCCGGTCCGTGCGTCGTGGACCTGACCTGCATGGCGGTCCTACTGCTGCTGATGCCCTCGCTCCATACCCATTCGGCAACCGATTCAGGCTCCACCGCGCCGATGCACCGGCACGGAGCCGGTCTCGATCCGAGAATCGCAGTTCTGGTTCTGCTGGTTGCATGGATCGCTCTGACAATCACCATGTTTCACCGGAGACGCTCGGAACGACCGGTGGCGGCCGGCTCCCTTCTCATGATCTTCGGAATGGCACCCGTAGCTTTCTGATTCCACTATCCAGGAGACAACAATGACTACAGCAGACATCGTCTATCGCAACGGCGCAGTGTTCGTCGTGGACTCGGAGTTCACGATCGCGAGTGCGCTCGCTATCGCCGACGGCGTGATCCTGGCCACCGGTACCGACGAGGACATGGACAAGTTCGTCGGGCCGCGCACCGTGACAATCGATCTCGCAGGTAAGACAGTTCTGCCGGGCATCAACGATTCGCACCTGCATGCGGTGGCCTTCGGATTGGACACACCGCCGCTGTCGCTGGACCTGAGCTTTCCGACCGTCCGATCCATCGCCGACGTGGTCGACGCGGTGGCCGGTTCGGTGGCGAAGGCGGAGCCCGGTGAGTGGATCGTCGGAACAGGTTGGGACGAGGGATATCTGGACGAGTGCGTGTCCGATCCGGCGGTTCGACCGACTCGATTCGATCTGGATGCCGTTTCGCCCGACAATCCGGTGTTCCTGCAGGACTTCTCCCGCCATGTCTCGTGGGTGAACTCTGCCGCGCTGGAGCGGGCCGGCGTCGACGAGAAGACGGTGGTGCCGGACGGTGGAGTGATGCCGACGGAGCCGTCCGGCCGCCTGATCGGCATCCTGCAGGAGGGCGCCCAGAGTCTCGTCCAGTCTGCTCTGCCGAAGCTCACACGCGAAAGGCGAACGGAAGCAGTGCGGTCCGCGATCTCCATCCTGCAGCGAGAAGGAATCACCAGTTTCACCGACCCGGCACTCGGGCCGGGCGGCGAAGATCTGGCCGGCGGTGCGATGGGTGAGGAGGGCCTGTCCATCTACGCCGATCTCGCCGCGTCGGGGGAGCTCGGGATTCGAGTCTCGGCCCTGATGCTTCCCACCGGAATGAGCGGAACAGCCGCGGAATTCGACCGCAACCTCAGCGCGATGGAGCCGCCGTCGACCGTGGATCCGCGCATGTTCAGGATCCTCGGCGTGAAGGTATTCGCCGACGGTATTCCGCCCAGCAAGACGGCATGGATGCACCAGGAGTACGTCGGCGGCGGCTGCGGGTCACTGTGCGTGGGCGGTGACACCGACGAGCGTCGGGTACACGAGGTGACCGAGATGATTCGGGTCGGACACGAAGCGGGGCATCAGATCGGCGTGCACGTCACCGGTGATCGAGCCATCGATACGGTTGCCGACGCGTTGATCGCGGCACAGACGTCCCATCCGCGTGACGATGCGCGGCACTACCTCATTCACGGAGACTTCATCAGTGCGCAGACACTCGCGCTCCTGGCCGAGCACAATATCGGCGTCAACATGAACCCCACGATCAAGTGGACGATCGCCGATCTCGAAGAGGGTGTCGTCGGCGTCGAGAGAGCGGCGTACGAGTGGCCGTACCGAAGTGCCGTCGAGTCGGGAGTGGCATTGATGAGCTCGTCCGATGCGCCGGTCACCACACCCGACTGGAGGCAAGGCATCTCGACGATGATGCTGCGGGAGAGCCGGGCGTCGGGCAGAGTCAGCGGGCCGGAGCAGACCATCGGTTTGGCCGACGCGATACGTACGTACACGATCAATGCAGCGTGGCAGGACTTCGCCGAGTATTGGAAGGGCTCGCTCGAGCCGGGAAAGGTGGCCGACCTGTGCATTCTCGACGGTGACCTCGCTGCGATGGATCCGCACGACATTCCGTCGGTCGCCGTTGTCTCGACCGTGGTCGGGGGTGTGGAGGTCTACCGCGCCTCCGCGTGGGTTCGCCATTGAACGAGGGCGCGTCTGACCCAGAATGTGTGCGCTCAGTGACATGTTTCCGTCTCGACGATCGGCGACTGTTGTGTCGACGGTCACATCAGAAAGAGGGAGCGCATGTCGACGGATTACATCGTAGTGGGAGCAGGATCAGCAGGAAGCGTCATCGCCAGGAGGCTGCTCGATGCAGGACACACCGTGCACGTGATCGAGGCCGGACCTGTGGATACCGATCCGGCGATCCACTCACCGCAGGGCTGGCCCACGCTGTTGGGCGGCTCGCAGGACTGGGGACTGTTCACCACCCCGCAGAAGCACGCCAACGATCGCCGGATCTTCTGGCCGCGCGGACGCGTACTCGGCGGCAGCTCGTCCCTCAACGGAATGATCTACGTACGAGGACATTCCAGCGACTACGACGGGTGGGCGTCCGCAACCGGCGATGCCGGGTGGGCCTGGGAGAACGTGCTGCCGCTGTTCAAGCGTTCGGAGTCACACGAACTCGGGGCCAACGAGTTCCACGGCGGCGACGGGCCACTGCCGGTGTCCATCATGGGTACCCCGCATCCGCTTGCTGCGGCCTTCGTCGATGCGGCAGTCGAACACGGGCACAAGCTGATCGACGATTTCAACGCCGACGAGATGGTGGGTGCCGGCTACAACCACACCACTACTCGCGACGGCGAACGGATGAGTGCGTGGAAGAGCTTCGTAGGCCCGGTGATCGGGCATCCTGACCTGACTGTCACCACCGGGGCACTCGTTCACCGGGTGGTTCTCGAGAACGGCCGTGCGGTGGGAATCGAGTACAGCCGCGGGGGTTCCGAGGTGGAGCGATTGTTCGCGGATCACGAGGTGATCCTCTGCGGTGGAGCTCTCGGATCACCGAAGACGTTGCTGCTCAGTGGAATCGGACCGGCCTCGCACTTGGCCGAACTCGGGATCGACACGGTCGTGGACCTGCCGGGTGTTGGCGAGAATCTGCACGACCACCTGCTGCTGAGCAACATCTACGAGTCCCTCGCGCCGCTCGCAGCCGGTACGAACAATCTGCTCGAGGCGCAGCTCTACGCCCGCAGCAATGGATGGGCCGGCGCTGCACCGGATCTGCAGCCCCTGTTCATGCACATTCCGTACCCGGCAGACGGCTACCCGGTGCCCGAGAACGGTTACACCATCGCACCCGGCATCGTCGCTCCCCGCTCGCGCGGGACGTTGCGGTTGGCGTCATCGGACCCGAGCGAACTGCCGCTGGCGGATCCGAACATTCTGGCCGATCCGTACGACCTCGAAGCGATGGTCGACGCGGTGGAGATCTGCCGTGAGATCGGTGCATCCGACGCGTTCGCGCCGTGGCGGAAGGCCGAGGTGGTTCCGGGGCCGAGTGCGCGCACACGCGACGACCTGCGGGCCTATGTTCGACAGACCGCCGGCACGTACCACCATCAGGTCGGCACCTGCAAGATGGGTGCGGACTCGGATCCCAATGCTGTTGTCGGAGCGAATCTTCGAGTGCGCGGCGTCGAAGGGCTGCGGGTCGCGGACGCGTCGATGATGCCCACCGTGCCGTCGGGCAACACCAACGCGCCGTCCATCATGGTCGGTGAGCGGGCCTCAGATCTGATTCTGGGGAGCTAGACCCTACGGGCGGGGCCTGCGGAGGATGCGCCGGCCCCGCTCACCCGGCGCGATACTCCCGCGGTGACATCCCGTACGTCTCCTTGAACAGTTTCGAGAAGTTCGAGGAATCGATCAAACCGTGACGCGCACAGATGGTTCCGATGCTATCCGCGGCGAATCGAGGGTCGCGGAGATCGCGATGGCAGCGATCGAGCCGCCTGGATCTGATCCACCCAGCCACCGTGCGACCGTCGGACTCGAAGAGTTTCTGTAGGTAGCGCGTCGAAATATGCAGGCGCGCAGCGAGAGAGGCCGTGGACAGCGAGGGATCGGACAGGTGCGATTCGACGAGGCCCTTGGCCTCGATCAGCAGTGTCGAACCCGGAGCCTCGTGGGGTGCTGCGTCGTCGAGAGCGGCACCGAGAAGATCGAGTACCGCGTGCTCGAGCATCGGCGTGGTGGGCAGAGTGCCGTCGAGGGCGTTGCGGCGCAGGGTATGCAGAAAAGGCGACACCAACGCGCCAACGCCGCGGGCACCCTCGATGCACCGCGCCGCCACAGTGGTCAGTTCCCGAGAGTCGATACGCAGTTCTCGACGCGGGAACATCACGACGAACATCTCGAAATTGCCGGCGAAATGCAGCTCGTACGGGGCGCTGGTGTCGTACACCGCGAAGTCACCCGGGGTCAGCACGGCCTCGCGCTCGTTCTGAACGATCGTGCCGCGCCCCGTCAGCTGCAGACCGACCTTGATCAAGCCCGGATCGGCCCGCCGGATAGTCGCGCGGGTCCGCCGGACGTCGACCTCGCGGCCGGTCACCTCGCTCAGTTGCAAGGCCCCCAGCGTCGACGACACCAGTGTGCCCTCGAACGACGACGGCCCGGTGGACACAGCGTCCAGCGGCACGAATGCCGTCGAGACGTTCTCGCGCCATTGCTCGAAACTCTGTGCCACCGGGCTCATGTCATACGGCTGGACGGTTGTCGATCAGACGGCGAGCCTTGCCGATCGAACGCTCGAGGGCAGCCGGTGCGACGACATCGACTCCAACACTGACTCCGATGCGATCCTTGACCAGCTTCTTCAACGTCGCCGCTGCCACCGAATGCGCGTCGAGCGGGGCGTCGGGACGGGCTTCGACCAGTACCGTCATCGAGTCCATGCGGCCTGCGCGCTCGAGCACACACTGGAACTGCGGTGCCAGGGCGGGAACCGTCAGAATCAGCTCCTCGATCTGTGTCGGGAACAGGTTGACTCCACGCAGGATGATCATGTCGTCGGTACGGCCGGTGACCTTCTGCATCCGACGCATCGTGCGAGCCGTTCCGGGCAGCAGACGGGTCAGATCCCGAGTCCGGTAACGGATGATCGGCATCGCTTCCTTGGACAGCGAAGTGAACACCAGTTCACCCTCCTCACCGTCGGGCAGGACTTCGCCGGTCACCGGGTCGATGACCTCCGGGTAGAAATGATCCTCCCAGATGTGGAGTCCGTCCTTGGTTTCGACGCATTCCATCGCGACGCCCGGGCCCATGACCTCGGACAGGCCGTAGATGTCGACGGCGTCCATGTCGAGGGTCTTCTCGATCTCCTTGCGCATCTCCTCGGTCCACGGCTCCGCGCCGAAGACACCGGTCCGCAGGGACGTCTTCGCTGGATCGATGCCCTTCTTGACCATCGCGTCCACGATGGTGAGCATGTAGGACGGCGTGACCATGATGGCGTCGGGCTCGAAGTCCTCGATGAGCTGAATCTGACGATCGGTCATACCACCCGACATCGGGATGACGGTGCAGCCCAATCGTTCTGCGCCGTAGTGCGCGCCGAGACCGCCGGTGAAGAGTCCGTATCCGTAGGCGACGTGCACCTTGTCGGACGGCTTCACCCCGCCGGCGCGAAGGCTACGAGCGATGAGGTCCGCCCAATTGCTGATGTCGTTCGCGGTGTAGCCGACGACGGTCGGTCGGCCGGTGGTGCCCGAGGACGCGTGGATGCGCGAGACCTGGTTCTGCGGGACGGCGAACATGCCGAAGGGGTAGTTCTCGCGTAGATCCTTTTTGGCGGTGAAGGGGAACTTCGCGAGATCCGACAGGTCCTTCAGATCGGTCGGGTGCACCCCCGCGTCGTCGAAGGCCTTCTTGTAATGCGGAACGTTGTCGTAGGCGTGCTGCAGTGACCACTGCAGGCGCTCCAACTGCAGGGTGGAGATCCGATCGCGAGACGCGAATTCGATGTCGGGGGTGTCTGTGGGGGCGGACAGCACACTGGTCATGATTGCTCTCTCGTGGTCTCAGGCGTCGAAGTCGACGGTGACGGTGTCGCTGAGTGGGTAGGTCTGGCAGGTGAGCACGAAGCCGGCAGCGACCTCGTTGTCTTCGAGGGCGTAGTTGCGACGCATGTCCACGTCACCGCTGGTGACCTTTGCGCGGCAGGTGCCGCACACGCCGCCCTTGCAGGCGAAGGGAAGGTCGGAGCGCAGCTGCTCACCGGAATCGAGGATCGACTCGTCCTGGGGGAGAGTGCCCGTCACGGAGCGGCCGTCGAGGGTGATCGTGACCTCGCTGCTCGGTCCGGTCACGCCGGGTTCGCGATGCTTCTCCTGGGGTGGCGGGACATCGTCGACGTAGAAGAGTTCGGCGTGGATGCTGGTCTTCGCCACACCGAGGTCTCCGAGAACCTGTTGGGCATCGGTGACCATCCCGAACGGGCCACACAACCAGAAATGATCGATATCCGGTGTGGCGACGACCGTGTCGAGTATCTCGCGCAGTCGCTGCGCGTCGAGTCTTCCGCTGAACAGTTCGACCTCGCGAGGCTCCCTGGACAGCACGTGAATGACGTCGAACCGGCTGCCGTACTGGTCCTTCAGGTCCGCGATCTCCTCGGCGAACATCACCGTTCGGGTCCGCCGATTACCGTACAGCAGAACCACTTCGGCGTCGGGGTTCGCCAACACCGAAGCGGCGATCGACAGCATCGGGGTGATGCCCGAGCCGGCCGCGATGAGAACGTGCCTGCCACCTGCAGCGGGGTCTGCGTGGAAATTGCCGGTGGGTCCTTGGACGTCGATACGGTCGCCCGCTTTGACCTCGTGGACGAGCCACGACGAGAACAGACCGTCGGTGACCTCGCGAACGCCGACGCGTGGTCGCGTACCGGCGGCAGCGCAGATGGAATACGAACGACGATGTTCGACGCCGTCGACCGTACGACTGAGCATCAGCGATTGACCGGGGCGAAAGTCGAACTCCTCGCGCAGGTCCTCGGGGACGTCGAAGGTGACGGCCACGGCGTCGTCGCACAGTGACTCGACGTCGGCGACGGTCAACGTGTGAAAGGGCTTGTTCCGCAGATTCTTCTGTACGGGTGCAGCGGTGACGGTCATCAGATTTCCTTCACGTGGTCGAAGGGCTCCAGGCAGTCGTCGCACCGGTACTGGGCTTTGCAGAGGGTGGCACCGAACTCGGATGTGAGCCGGGTGTTCGCGGAACCGCACTGAGGGCAGTTGATTCGGCGTGGCTTCACGGTGAGCGTCAACGGGACCGGTCCGGTCGTTCGGGCCGGAGCCGGGCCGGGCACGGAGTAGCCGGATTCGCGGAGCTTGCGCAGCCCTTCCTCGGAGATCCAGTCGGTGCTCCACGCGGGGCTGAGACTGGTGACGATCTCGACGTCGGAGTAGCCGTGATCGTGCAGTTTGTGCGCGATGTCGTCGCGCATCGTCGCCATCGCCGGGCATCCCGAGTACGTCGGGGTGATGGTGACGAGCACGCTTCCGTTCTCGCGTACCTCGACGTCACGCAGGACTCCGAGGTCGTCGAGGGTGAGCAGCGGCATCTCGGGATCCATGACGGTGGCTGCGATCTCACGCGCTGCTCGTTCGAGAGTGGTCACCAGACTCCCTCCGGATGCGCTCTCGCCACGACCTGCATCTCGGCGACGAGGGGGCCGAAGGCCTCGGTGTGGATTCCGCGCCTACCGCCGCGGCCGCCGATGGTGCCGACCGACTTGCCCTCGGGGGCCTCGAGTTCGGCTGCGTGCAGTACCTGCGCGAGAACGGAATCGAATTCTTCGCCGACAGTGCGAGGGTCGACGCCGACCCCGACCTTCGCCAGAGCGATCTCCTCGTCGGTCGGGACGAACAGTTCGGAGACGTAGGGCCAGATACGGGTGACTGCCTCGCGGACGCGTCGCTTCGATTCGTCGGTTCCGCACCCCAGGGTGACGACCCAGCGCGCTGCGTAATCACGATGGTAGGTCAGCTCTTTGACTCCCTTGTTCGCGACAGCGGCGAGCACGGGGTCGCGGGAGTCGGTCAGCCGTGCGAACACCGCGAGCCGCCACGTCGAGAAGACCAGCAGGCGAACCTGCGACTTGGCGAAGTCCCCGTTGTCGAGTTCGGTGAGCCGCACGTTCCGGAAATCGGCTTCGTCCCGGAAGAACGAGAGTGCATCCTCGGCCGGTGCGGGGGAGGTGTCCGAAATGAACGGCACGACCGTGGGATCGGCCTTGGCTGCGCGGGCCAGTAGCAGCCTGGCCTGGCCGAGGAGGTCGAGTCCGACGTTGGCCAGAGCGACTTCTTCTTCGAGTTCGGGCGCGCGGGTGCTCCACTGAGCGAGACGCTGTGAGCTGATCAGCGCGTCGTCGCCGAGCATGAGGCAGTACGCGGCAAGAGCTTTCGGGTCGACGTCGTCCGGGATGGTGGTGTCGACCCCGGCAAGTGGGTCGTCGAAACTTGTTCCGAAGGCCCACTGCCCGTGCGAATTCTCGTCGACGAGGCCCTCGTAGGCGTTGTCGTGATCGGTCATGAGTGCTTGTCCTCTTGCAGAGTGGGTCTCACATGTGGGGAACGTTGTCGGGGATCTCGTAGAACGTGGGGTGGCGGTACACCTTGTCGCCACTCGGCGCGAAGAACGGATCCTTCTCCGACGGCGACGACGCAACGATCGAGTTGGACGGGACCACCCAGATGCTGACGCCTTCGTTGCGACGGGTGTAGACGTCGCGCGCGTGTCGCAGGGCCATGTGGTCGTCGGCGGCGTGGAGCGATCCGACGTGCACGTGGTTCAGGCCGCGCTTGCCGCGTAGGAACACCTCGTACAGCGGCCAATCGGCTTTTACTGCTTCCCTTTTCGGTTCGACCGGCACAGTGTCGGTGGGTACTGCGCCGTGTCCGCCCTCTGCGGTGAATTCCGTCATGATGCGTTCCTTGCTGCGAATGCGGTTGCGGCCTCGCGAACCCAGGCGCCGTCCTCGTGCGCTGCGCGGCGGTTCGCGATGCGCTCGACGTTGGAGGCGCCGTTGCCCTTGATCACCTGCATGAACTCGGACCAGTCGGGCTCGCCGAAATCGTGCGACTTGCGTTCTTCGTTCCACTTCAGGTCCGGGTCGGGGAACGTGACTCCGAGGGCCTTCGCCTGCGGGATCGACATGTCGACGAAGCGTTGGCGCAGTTCGTCGTTGGTGTGACGCTTGATGCCCCACTTCATGGACTGCTCGGTGTTGGGGGACTCGTCGTCCGGCGGGCCGAACATCATCAGTGCCGGCCACCACCAGCGGTTCACCGATTCCTGAACCATGGCGCGCTGTTCGTCGGTTCCGCGCATCATCGTCGCGAGCAGTTCGTAACCCTGTCGCTGGTGGAAGGACTCTTCCTTGCAGACGCGGATCATCGCGCGCGCATACGGCCCGAAACTGCTGCGGCACAAGGGAACCTGGTTGCAGATCGCTGCACCGTCGACGAGCCAGCCGATGGTGCCCACGTCGGCGTACGTCAGGGTGGGGTAATTGAAGATCGAGGAGTACTTCTGCTTGCCCTCGATGAGCTTGACCGTCAGGTCGGCGCGGTCCGCTCCGAGCGTCTCCGCCGCGGAGTAGAGGTAGAGGCCGTGACCGGCTTCGTCCTGCACCTTGGCCATCAGGATCGCCTTGCGGCGCAGTGAGGGTGCGCGGGTGAGCCAGTTTCCCTCCGGCTGCATTCCGATGATCTCGGAGTGCGCATGCTGAGCGATCTGGCGAATGAGCGACTTGCGATAGCCGTCGGGCATCCAGTCACGTGGCTCGACGCGCTGTTCGCGGGCGACGGTGTCGTCGAATTCATCCTGCAGCGTCTCGGTCGACAAGGTGTTTGACGTGGTCATAAGTCCTACTTTCATTACCGAATGATCGGTTGGTAACCAGTATGCATCGGAGTGACCCCCGGCACAAGTGCGGTGAGAGCGGCTACGCCGCACGTGCACGGAAATTCGTAGCAGGGGTCGAACTTCCGCTCACATGCCGACGAAGGAGGCTCTCGTCTTGTTCAGGAACGCGTCCACGGCGGCCTTGTGGTCGGCGGTCTGGCCCAGGGCGGTCTGTGCCTGCGCCTCGCGGTCCAGGGCGTCGGACAGTCCGGAGCGCGCGATCAGCGACTTGACCTGCTTGTAGGCCTGGGTCGGTCCGGCTGCGAGGGACGCGGCCAGCGTGCGCGCTGTCTCGAGAACGTCGGCGTCGTCGACGACGCGATGTATCAGGCCCCAGTCGAGGGCCTGCGCGGCGGTGACCCTGTCGCCGAGCAGCATCAGACCCGCGGCCCGGCTCGATCCGAGTGCCTCGACCAGAGTGAAACTCAATCCCGAGTCACTGGCCAAGCCGATGCCGGTGAACGCCGTCGCGAACGTCGACTTGGTGCCCGCGACCCGAATATCTCCTGCGAGCGCGATTCCGAGACCGGCGCCGACGCAGGCACCGGGGATCGCCACGACGATCGGCACGTCGAGCGCAGCGAGCCCTCGGATGACCGGGTTGTAGTGCTCGCCGACGGTATCCATCGCCGTGGCCGGGTCTGCTTCGAGTGCGGTGACATGCTCACCCAGATCCTGACCGACGCAGAAGTTCTTGCCCTCGGCGGTGATGAGTACTGCGCGCACCTCGGGTGCGGCAGCGTTCTGGACGGCCTCCGCCAGCGCGACTTTTG
This genomic window contains:
- the paaB gene encoding 1,2-phenylacetyl-CoA epoxidase subunit PaaB, producing the protein MTEFTAEGGHGAVPTDTVPVEPKREAVKADWPLYEVFLRGKRGLNHVHVGSLHAADDHMALRHARDVYTRRNEGVSIWVVPSNSIVASSPSEKDPFFAPSGDKVYRHPTFYEIPDNVPHM
- the paaD gene encoding 1,2-phenylacetyl-CoA epoxidase subunit PaaD codes for the protein MDPEMPLLTLDDLGVLRDVEVRENGSVLVTITPTYSGCPAMATMRDDIAHKLHDHGYSDVEIVTSLSPAWSTDWISEEGLRKLRESGYSVPGPAPARTTGPVPLTLTVKPRRINCPQCGSANTRLTSEFGATLCKAQYRCDDCLEPFDHVKEI
- the paaA gene encoding 1,2-phenylacetyl-CoA epoxidase subunit PaaA codes for the protein MTTSNTLSTETLQDEFDDTVAREQRVEPRDWMPDGYRKSLIRQIAQHAHSEIIGMQPEGNWLTRAPSLRRKAILMAKVQDEAGHGLYLYSAAETLGADRADLTVKLIEGKQKYSSIFNYPTLTYADVGTIGWLVDGAAICNQVPLCRSSFGPYARAMIRVCKEESFHQRQGYELLATMMRGTDEQRAMVQESVNRWWWPALMMFGPPDDESPNTEQSMKWGIKRHTNDELRQRFVDMSIPQAKALGVTFPDPDLKWNEERKSHDFGEPDWSEFMQVIKGNGASNVERIANRRAAHEDGAWVREAATAFAARNAS
- a CDS encoding enoyl-CoA hydratase/isomerase family protein; translated protein: MTVRFDITDGLATITLARSEAHNALDVTTKVALAEAVQNAAAPEVRAVLITAEGKNFCVGQDLGEHVTALEADPATAMDTVGEHYNPVIRGLAALDVPIVVAIPGACVGAGLGIALAGDIRVAGTKSTFATAFTGIGLASDSGLSFTLVEALGSSRAAGLMLLGDRVTAAQALDWGLIHRVVDDADVLETARTLAASLAAGPTQAYKQVKSLIARSGLSDALDREAQAQTALGQTADHKAAVDAFLNKTRASFVGM
- the paaC gene encoding 1,2-phenylacetyl-CoA epoxidase subunit PaaC, encoding MTDHDNAYEGLVDENSHGQWAFGTSFDDPLAGVDTTIPDDVDPKALAAYCLMLGDDALISSQRLAQWSTRAPELEEEVALANVGLDLLGQARLLLARAAKADPTVVPFISDTSPAPAEDALSFFRDEADFRNVRLTELDNGDFAKSQVRLLVFSTWRLAVFARLTDSRDPVLAAVANKGVKELTYHRDYAARWVVTLGCGTDESKRRVREAVTRIWPYVSELFVPTDEEIALAKVGVGVDPRTVGEEFDSVLAQVLHAAELEAPEGKSVGTIGGRGGRRGIHTEAFGPLVAEMQVVARAHPEGVW